From Hippoglossus stenolepis isolate QCI-W04-F060 chromosome 19, HSTE1.2, whole genome shotgun sequence, the proteins below share one genomic window:
- the pign gene encoding GPI ethanolamine phosphate transferase 1 encodes MRMITFFLVGLTVHVVFFISIFDIYFTSPLVHGMTPQAIPLAPPASRLVLVVADGLRADSLFTLLPNGSTRAPFLRSVMEETGTWGVSHTRVPTESRPGHVALIAGFYEDVSAVAKGWKENPVEFDSVFNESRHTWCWGSPDILPMFAKGASGDHVHTYTYPAAEEDFASTDASRLDTWVFTQVKSFFQSAKSNSSLRASVLEDKNVFFLHLLGIDTNGHAHRPMSKEYLDNIGLVDTGVAELVSIVEEFFGYDGRTAYVFTSDHGMTNWGSHGAGHPSETLTPLVVWGAGVQRALRVTEPQLYDDGYLQDWKLEHLHRADVSQADIAPLMASLIGVPFPVNSVGVLPLLYLNNSDLFKAESMYTNAIQILQQFKMKMTQKKETTLSFLFTPYQQLTESKQTEFTHKARILIQLEKYGDAISLCKSLISRSLEGLVYYHTYDRFFLGCSVVLGFVGWTSYVVMVILKTHASLHRHPSLLNQTRSYTLERLCLCVTVVIAGFLLIQRSPITYYIYCLLPVPVWYSVLKESGTLKDLIKSAPSLPLWKCLGYFVLVAFGIELLVVSFFHRAVLTVGLAVLSLWPFMSGLFGKAKFRSLSWFLGCMFLALFPLMPVVGREPNIHLVTCAGLLTLFTSACYLWSSRQRTPLSFGDRQQFITQMLHVAVCSYVPSLTHSSLQQKQGLPLLNQIISWTTLGSSILVPLLSSTRLFHRLLSIFLSLTATYLLLSTGSEALFLPVLSWLMFVWINIEQEAMLAQGVSGRQELSTIDFAANIDIAKIRHLKLDDIRRSYFFVFFIITAFFGTGNIASINSFDPASVYCFLTVFNPFIMGGLMMWKVIIPFIIVMCTFETIQVVTQLSARSLFLIVLVISDLMALHFFFLVQDYGSWLDIGTSISHYVIVMSMTIFLMLLSVVTHILTSQRLILWRRHKSHFT; translated from the exons ATGAGGATGATCACCTTCTTCCTGGTTGGACTGACGGTCCACGTGGTCTTCTTTATTTCTATCTTCGACATCTACTTCACCTCCCCCCTGGTCCACGGCATGACGCCCCAGGCTATACCGCTGGCACCGCCCGCCTCCAGACTGGTGTTAGTGGTGGCCGATGGCCTCCGAGCAGACAGTCTCTTCACCTTACTCCCCAATGGCTCAACCAGGGCCCCGTTCCTGAG GAGTGTGATGGAGGAGACGGGCACCTGGGGTGTGTCACACACGCGTGTGCCCACTGAGTCTCGGCCTGGTCACGTTGCTCTCATCGCTGGCTTCTATGAGGATGTTAGTGCTGTTGCTAAAG GCTGGAAGGAGAATCCTGTTGAGTTTGACTCTGTGTTTAATGAGAGCAGGCACACCTGGTGCTGGGGCAGCCCTGATATTCTGCCTATGTTTGCCAAAG gggccagTGGAGACCATGTGCACACCTACACGTACCCGGCAGCGGAGGAGGACTTTGCCTCCACTGATGCCTCCAGGCTTGACACTTGGGTGTTCACTCAAGTCAAA TCGTTCTTTCAGTCGGCAAAGTCTAACTCAAGTCTGAGGGCCAGTGTGCTGGAGGATAAGAACGTCTTCTTCCTGCATCTGCTGGGCATCGACACAAACGGCCACGCTCACAGACCGATGTCGAA GGAGTACCTGGACAACATTGGTTTAGTTGACACTGGTGTAGCTGAGCTGGTGTCCATAGTGGAAGAATTCTTTGGTTATGATGGCAGAACAGCCTACGTGTTCACCTCTGATCATGGCATGACAAACTggg gttCTCACGGTGCAGGGCATCCCTCTGAGACGCTCACCCCTCTAGTGGTGTGGGGAGCTGGAGTCCAAAGGGCTCTTAGAGTCACTGAACCCCAACTCTATGACGATGGATACCTACAAG attGGAAACTGGAGCACCTCCACAGGGCGGACGTCAGTCAG GCTGACATTGCTCCCCTCATGGCTTCTCTCATCGGCGTGCCCTTTCCTGTCAACTCAGTT GGTGTTTTACCTCTGCTCTACCTGAACAACAGTGACCTGTTCAAAGCAGAGAGCATGTACACTAACGCCATTCAAATACTACAGCAATTCAAG ATGAAAATGACCCAGAAAAAGGAGACAAccttgtcttttctcttcaccCCATATCA ACAACTGACtgagtcaaaacaaacagagttCACCCACAAGGCCAGAATACTGATTCAGCTGGAGAAGTACGGAGATGCC ATCTCTCTGTGCAAGTCTCTGATCTCCCGCTCCTTGGAGGGCCTGGTGTACTACCATACCTATGACAGGTTCTTCCTGGGCTGCAGTGTGGTGCTGGGATTTGTAGGCTGGACCTCATATGTTGTCATGGTCATCCTGAAGACTCATGCCAGCCTCCACAGACACCCCAGTCTCCTCAACCAG ACTCGCAGCTATACTCTGGAGcggctgtgtctgtgtgtgacagtaGTGATCGCCGGGTTCCTGCTGATCCAAAGGAGCCCGATTACCTATTATATCTACTGCCTACTGCCAGTCCCTGTATGGTACTCTGTCCTGAAAGA ATCTGGCACTCTGAAAGATTTGATCAAGTCGGCGCCATCTCTTCCACTGTGGAAATGTTTGGGCTATTTTGTGCTGGTGGCGTTTGGAATTGAGTTACTG GTGGTGAGCTTCTTCCATCGCGCCGTGCTGACTGTGGGCCTggctgtcctctctctctggcccttCATGTCGGGACTTTTTGGGAAGGCCAAG TTCCGCTCATTGAGCTGGTTTCTCGGCTGCATGTTTTTGGCTCTTTTCCCCCTGATGCCTGTTGTGGGTAGAGAGCCCAACATTCATCTGGT TACCTGTGCAGGTTTGCTCACCCTCTTCACTTCAGCCTGTTACCTCTGGTCATCGCGACAGAGAACGCCGCTGAGCTTTGGTGACAGACAGCAGTTTATTACCCAG ATGCTCCATGTGGCAGTGTGCTCGTACGTgccctccctcacacactccAGCCTGCAGCAAAAGCAGGGCCTGCCGCTTCTCAATCAGATCATCAGCTGGACCACGTTAG GATCGTCTATACTGGTTCCATTGTTGAGCTCTACTCGTCTCTTCCATCGACTCCTCAGCATATTCCTCTCTCTCACGGCCACGTACCTGCTGCTCAGCACCGG GTCAGAGGCCTTGTTCCTCCCCGTGTTATCTTGgctgatgtttgtgtggatCAACATTGAGCAGGAAGCCATGCTTGCACAGGGTGTCTCTGGCAGGCAGGAG CTCTCCACTATTGATTTCGCCGCAAACATTGACATCGCCAAGATCCGACATCTGAAGTTGGATGACATCAGAAGATCTTATTTCTTC gtattttttataataacagcTTTCTTCGGCACAGGGAACATAGCCTCCATCAACAg TTTTGACCCAGCATCCGTTTATTGTTTCCTGACTGTGTTCAACCCCTTCATCATGGGAGGACTGATGATGTGGAAG GTGATCATTCCATTCATCATAGTAATGTGCACGTTTGAGACCATCCAAGTTGT